The genome window ggaagaaagaaagaaaggaaggaaggaaggaaggaaggaaggaaggaaggaaggaaggaaggaaggaaggaaggaaggaaggaaggaaggaaggaaggaaggaaggagaaggaaagaaagaaagagaaagaaagaaagaaagaaagaaagaaagaaagaaagaaagaaagaaagaaagaaagaaagaaagaaagaaagaaagggaaagagagaaagaatctgGCAGCAGAATGGTTAAGGAAAGGGAGAGCCTAGAGGGAGGAAATTATTGTGGAGACTATTTAACGGTACAGGTGTGAAGGGGCGTATTTGGCCGGCATGGAATAGCTGCAAGGATCATTACCACGCAGGGATCCCTAAGACATGGGCtgaacaaggaaggaaggaggagtcagaggGAGGCCAGCAAGGTGGCCCAGCCGAATGGCCAAGAGAGGGAGGACATCACGGGCTGGAGTCGGGGAGTCTGGTGGGAGAGCTGGCCCAGGGAGTTACCTTAGGAAGGTCAAGTGGGAAGAGATGGGGCGACCCAGTGGAAGGATTCCACAGAAAGCCGATGGAGTCGGATCCAGGCTCCGGAGAGGGGCGGGCAGGCTGGCAGAGAGGGGAAAGCAGCAGACTGCGGACCTGGGACTCCGAGCTAGGTTAGAGGTAGGGAGAAGCCAGACCAGTGGCCAGAACCTCCCTTTGGACAAAGTTCCCAGGTCAGAGGCAACTGTGAGGGAAGGGATTGACGTTTAATTCTGGGCTGGGCATGATCTGGAGGGACACTGAGGGGTGACGGGGAGAGGCCTGGGAGTCCGAGAGCCTCGAGGTTTCCAGGGGAGCAACACGAAGGTACAGCCCGGGGCCACCCGCTTCTGCTTCCTGCTGTGCTCTCTCTGCCTTCGAAGCCACGCGGGTCTGGTCGGGGCACGGAAATGACCCGTAGGACCCAAGGTCATCGTCATTCATTTACTCACAGATACTTGTCCCGACAGGGGCCCacggtgggaggtggggagggaatgCTGCCCACAGAGGGCCTGGGACACGGGAGGAAGCTACTCGTTCCCGAGGAGGAGGACGGAGAGCTGCTTCCTGGAGGGAGGCCCGAGGTAGAGCCCTGAAGGACGAGGAGGGTTCTCCTGAGTGGGCAGGGACGGAAGGCCCAGGGCTTCGAGGCGGAGGCACGGGGCTGTACTAGGCAAAGATGGCTATGTGTGTGACGCTGTTGGGGGAAATGGGGTCCCATTTGGTACACTTGGGAAGTTGTCATTAAACAATATGGAACAGGTCTCTACTGCAGGACTCATCAGAGCTTTTAACCCGCTTATGCACAGAATGAGCCCCAGGGTGGATCCCAGGGCTGGAGTCCCACACAGGCCATGCTGGCGTCGGGGATACGGGAGGCAGGGGGCTTGAATGCCAGGCCAAGAAGGCTGGACGTTTTCCTTGGGGTCAGTGAGGAATCTCAGAAGGAGACATAGAGGGACTTAGACACAGGGAGCCTGGGGCAGTTTAGTCATCAGCAAGGTCAGGGCCAGTCCTGCTCAAGGACTCCCCCACTCCTTGGCAGCAGAGCCACTCTATGGGACAGAAAACAGAGTCCACGGACACAGCCAGGAGTAAAGGAGCCCAGAGAGATacacaagaagagagaaaaggccGGGCAACACTTGAATCCCAAGTTTGGGGTAAGAGCTTTTGGGACAGCGGTCAAacctgcctgggttcaaatcctgactccacgACTTCCTAGCTGTGGGCATCTCACTGAGTCTCTTGGGGTCTCAGGGtatttgttgtcattgtttttagggcagttttaggCTTGCAGAAAGTACAGTGGGTTCCCATGTACTTTCCCCTTCCCCTATTAGTAACATCTTACACtagtggtgcatttgttacaaccGATGAGCCAACGTTGATACATTCGTTATTACTAATTAGTCCATCGTTTGCTTGAGGGTTCACTCTCTGTCTTGTACAATTTTACAGATTTTAACAAATGCACAGTCCTGTGCCctccattatagtatcatacagaagagtttcatgccttaaaaatgtcatttgaagccgggcgcggtggctcacgcctgtaatcctagcactctgggaggctgaggcggattgctcgaggtcaggagttcgaaaccagcctgagcaagagcaagacccagtctctactataaatagaaagaaattaattggccaactaatatatatatagaaaattagccgggcatggtggcacatgcctgtagtcccagctactcaggaggctgaggcagcaggattgcttgagcccaggagattgaggttgctgtgagctaggctgacgccacggcactcactctagcctgggcaacaagcgagactctgtctcaaaaaaaaaaaaaagtcatttgagcctcagttttaaCAGTTGTAAAATGAGTGTGAATCTCATCTGCAGCCCCTCAGTCTTCCATCGTAGGTTTCCGATTTAGGCCCCCTGACAAATTTAGTAGTGCCAAAATTGGCAAAATGTCCCTAAATATGGTCCAGTATCCATCAGAACCACCGGGCTTGGGTCAGGGTGAAAGGTCCTCATTCAAATGCACATTCTAGGGTCTCAACTCCAGACCTGCAGAATCAGAATCCCTGGGGTGAGGCCAGGAATCTGATCTAACAAGTCCCCTGGTACACGGGGCTGTTTGAGACCCGCTGTGCCCCTGGCTGCTTGTGCAAATGGAAATTTGTTCGGCCAAAGGTTTTCAAACCCCAACAGGATCCTAACACTGTCAGGTGAGAGCTCTGGAGAGCTGTGCCACCTCCCGGAAAGGCGCGAACAGTGGCCACGCGGCCGGGAACAAGCCCACTTCTGCCTCGTGCCGCTCCGGCGACAAGCCTGCTGGCGTTTCCTATCTTGATTGCTTATCACTCACCCAAAATAGCCTGAGCGCAATGTCTCACCAGCTCTCTCTGCAGCTCCTCGATTTAGCAGCCAAACACACTTGGCTCCAGAGCAGCCCACAAGGCCTGAGCGCAGGGCCCAGGAAGGGGCCCCCTCATGGCCACCTGCAGGGGTTAAATGGCGTCCCCTCAAAACTCATGTCCACCTGGAAGCtgagaatgtgactttatttggaaaaagactCTCTGCAGAAGTCAGCAGTCAGGATGGAGGTGAGATCCTGCCGGGCCAGGGTGGGCCCTGAGCCCAGTGGCTGGTGCTCTTCCAGCAGATACGCTCAGGGAAGGCCACGCGAAAACGCACGCAGAGACGGAGTGACGCCGCCACGCCAGGGCACGCGCCAGACGCTACAAAGAGGTAAGGAAGGggtctcccctagagcctccacaGGGGACACAGCCCTGCCAAGTGCTCGATCTCGGGTGTCTAGCCTCCAGAACGGAGAGAGaatgatttctgttgttttaagccatccagtttgtggtaaCTTGTCACAGCAACCCTGGGACACTGATATGCCATCACTGCCACCGGCCCCTGGCCCAGCGCAgctcccctccagccccaccaCTGCCAGGAACGAAAGGACCCCACACTTGGGCGATTCTCCAGGTGGGCAGTTAATACGGCCCCCGTGTTAAATGGTGATCAGAGCTAATTTTCTCCCAACCAACAGCTTTGAATTCTGCACGTCCTCAGCCCATTTCGTCCACAAGGAGAGGGCCCTTCTGCCCTCTGCCTGAAAGGCTGTATTTGGAGAACGGTTGAGACTTTGGTAATGACAAATAAATGCTGGTCCCTGGACAGCGTCTGGCCAGTGGTGCCATGTGGCAGTTCCTGGGCTCAGTCAGGGGCCGGGCTGCACAAGTCACTGCAGCTTCATGCCACTGCGGCGCCGCGAGTCCTTCCGGGCGATGGGGCTGAAGTTCACGATCTCCTTGTAGATGTGCTCTGAGGAAGGCAAAGTGGATGGAGGTGGGTAAGGGGTGCTGAGAGCAAGAGAGAGCACAGCCCGCGTCAGACATGACGTGGAGTGGGGAGTCAGTGCAAGGAGAAAAGAACACACGGGGGTGGTCCCCACTCGGAGACAGGGAGCAGGAGTCTCCAGCTGGGGCCGGCCAGGGCCAGGCGGGGAGGCGAGGGAGGACGGAGGCAGACGGGAGGAGCCCAGGGCCCGGCGCTTACGCTTCCATTCGTCCACTGTCAGTTTCTCGTGTTCTAAGGAGTCATCGAACGGCTGCTGAGCCTCCGTCTCCTCCTCAGGGTCCCGGAAGGGTTCAAAGAAGGGGTGGGCGAGGGCCTGCGAGGCTGTCAGGCGCTTGTCCACGTCCAGCTCCAGCATCTTCTCCAGGACGTCTACGGCTGCACAGCAGAGCGTGAGCCTCCGCCCAGGCCCGGAGCCCGCCCGCTGGCATGGACCCGGAGGCCCCTGGGGCGTGGGCCCGAGACTCACCCTGGGGACTGGCCCGTGGGAAGAGCTGAGTGAAATCCTTCTTGGGGCTCTGTGGCAGGGACTGGATGTAGGCTTTGGCCTGGAAGACAGAAAAGCATCAGGGCTCCGGCCTCAGGGTATTGAGCAGGGCTGAAGGCTCGGGTCAGAGTCCGGGGCAGGACAAGTCAATGGCACCTGCCAGGGCAGAGGGACACTGTGGGAAGGCGCAGGTGGGCCCTGCTCCCAAAGGTCCCTGACCCACCTGGCCTCTGGCCAGCCAAGCGCACAGCCTGAGCCAGCCTAGGCCGCTTGCCACCCACCGCTTTGTCGTTCAGCTTCTGCACAAACTCTGTGCCCGGCACCCCCGTCACTTTCAGGATCTGGGTCAACTGGTCCAGGTCTTGGCAGCCGGTTAAGGGTCAGCCTTACTCTCCGCTGGTGGGTCTGAGGCTGCCCTTCCCTGGGCCCACCGTCACTCCACCCAGGTACGTCCAGGAGAGGAGGCTCCTCCCGCAGGACCCAGTCTTGGGGGGCTTTCCCACAGGCCTCCCCAACAAACGCTCCGTGCGTGCGGGCTTCTGCCCTCGCACTCGCTCTGTGTTCTTCCTCTGTTCCCTCatcctccctcccgccctcccagcGTGCTGGGGGCAGGCCTTGCAGCTCCTCAGCCCGCCTGCCCCGCACACAGCCCAGCTAACCTGCACGGTGCCCAAACACGAAGCGGGATCTTTGCGGTGTGGACTTACAGGTGACTCATGTTCACCACTTTGCTTATCTGCACTTGAAAACTATTCTACAGGAAGCATATATCACTCTCGCATTAAAAAAagagttatttaaataaaacgTCTGTGGAAGGAATGAATCCCTAGGTGGAGTCTGACTTTTCTGGCAAAGGATACAATCTTTCCCCTTGAACAGGGTTTTCCCCGTCAGCATCTCCGCCATGATGCAGCCAACAGACCAGATGTCCACTGCAGAGGGAGGGGAGTGTCACCTAGGCTGTCTGGGACCCGGCGATCGATCAGTCAGCACGGAATAACCAGGTGGCCCCAGGGAAGCAGCCCGAGCAGGCGCCCAGCCCCCGGCCTCCCGGGGCAGCCGGCCACTGACCAGTCTGGTTGTAGTGCATCCAGCTCAGGATCACCTCGGGGGCCCGGTACCAGCGGGTCACCACGTAGCCGGTCATCTCGGCATCTGCGGGCCGTGCCAGCCCAAAATCCAGGATCTATGGCTCGGGACAGGGGGAGAAAGAGCTTGCTGAGGAGGGGAGGCTCCTGGAGCACTCCCAGGGCTCCCGCGGTCGAgggcccaccctgccccagccggGCCCGTGGCGGCCACTCACTTTCAGTTCGCAGTCCTCGTTCACAGCCAGGTTGCCCGGCTTCAGGTCCTGGGCGGAGGGCAGAGAGTGAGCACTGGGCTGAGAGGCACCACAGGCGCTTGTCCTGCCCTGCCAGCAGTGTGCCCTCAGCCAggccccttccctctctgggcctcagtttcctcgtgtgTGAAATGAGGGTTGGACCAGGTGTCCTCTGGGGCCCATCTGGCTCTAAATGTTCCTGATTCTTGAAGCCTGAAACACCCAGCTCAGGGCCCACTTTGTCTGCGGCAATTCCCCATAAAGTTCCCCGGAACACAGCGACTCGTCTGAACAGGCCTCCCTGGGCCAAGGCTGGGTCTCAAAAATCCACATTCCATGTTCCTGGAattgtcccctccctccacctctccctGCTCCTTGACTGCCAGAGAACCCCCCACCCAGGCATGGGACCGTGGCAGAGAAAACACTCACCCTGTGCACGACCCCCGCTGAGTGGATGTACTGTGGGGAAGAGGAGGGTGAAGTCACTGCCCAGCTTCCATGCCAGGCAATTCAGCCTGGCTCGGAGCCCCGGTCCTGTCACCGCCCGCGCGCCCCTCTAGCCTCCCCCGACCACAGGTCTCAACACCAAGGTGCCTCCTCTGCcgccctccagcccccacccactTTGAGGCCTTTGAGCATCTGGTACACAAGGCACTGGATCTTGTCCTCGCTGAACTCCATCCCCATGATTTTCTGCAGGTCCGTCTGCATGAAGGGCATCACCAGGTAGCTGGAAGGCACGAGGGCTTCTTGGAactgtccccagccccacccgGCCCAGGCAGGTGTGTGCTCAGAGGAGGGGCGCGGGGGTGGGGCAGAACAGAGGCCTCAGAGGTGCAGAaaccagccccaccccagccagccagcccccCAACGGGCCTCAGGGCTGctggctcccccccccccagctcggGGTCAGCGCTTCAGCCGTCCTGTGCTCAGGAAAACCGCACGGACCTGTGCTCCCACTCTTCACAGGGCCCCTCTCCTTGCCCTCCTTGGAGCCCCACAGAAAGCCACAGCTGGGAGTTGGGAACATCTGCCAGGATTTCCCTCTGCTTCtgtccaaatattttctcccccaGAGGGTCAGGCCTGGCTGCAATGGCTCCGCCAGCAGCAGACGACAGGCCTGCCCTTCCCAGAAGGATACAATAAAACAATTGCCAGGAGGGCAGAGGCGGCGGCTGGGCTATTGGACCCTCTTACGGGATTGCAAAACAGGTCGAGGTCAGCGAATATAACTGTTACTCAAGGTAGTAACAGCAAAGTCCAGAGCAAAAAATAATatggattataaaataaatattttttataaagaaaaggatgTGGTGGAGGCTGTCTCTGTGAGTCTCTGAATTCTGGAACCACGCTGCCCAAGCACAGCGCACCCCCGCCCCACTCCATGCACAGGCCCCTCCTGTGTCTTTCACCCTGCGTGCACCCTAGTTCTTTCCTCTTGGCAGACAAACTTCCAGAAGCCTCACTGTGCCAGAACCACCTGCCCTTGACTTTGCTACTTCAAGTGACCACTCCAGCCTCTCTCACTAGCAAACTTCTGGAAAGGGGGACCCACACTCCTTGACTCCACTGCCTTAACTCCCAGGCCCCCCACAACCTGGTTTCTGCTTCCGTCCTACCGCTGAACTGTCGGCTCAAGGTCACCGGCAACCACATGACAAACACCACCACTCCCCTTCCTGGCCTTTCCCAAAGTCTGACACTCCCTCAAAATTCCCTGCCAGACTCCTCTGCCCCAGATCAGGCTCTTAGTTTTCTTCATCTGCTCATCCTCTCGTACCTTCTCCTTAAGGTGGACGTCTGAATCAACGTGATCTCGTCACGCCCGACGATCCCGTTCCCGGATTCAGCTGTCACCCACAGGTGGGATCCAGCCCAGACCCAGCTCCTTCACCTCGACCTCCCTCTCCTGATGTTCATTTACATTTGCAACTGCTGATTAAACACGTGGCCACTCTTCAACAGTGAAGTGTCCAAAATGGGGCTCACTGTCTTTCCCCCAAGATCTGTTCTTCCCTCACCTCGTATTGCCCGCAGGAACCTGAGCGTCCCGCACCCCGCCACCTCactcagcccctgcctcccaACAGACACGACACTCTGTCGGTCTTGCCTCCCAAGTGGGTCTCAAGTCTGCTCGCAGCATTCTGTCAActctacttattttttatttttaaaatttatttatttttgtttagggacagagtcttgctatgttgcccaggctggtcttgaactcctgacttcaagcgatcttcccacctcggccttctgagtagctggaattataggcacaGGCTACGAGGCCCAGCCCCTCTACTTTAGATCAAGGTCTGTTCACTAACACTGGCCCTCAGggtttccttcctccccaaagcTGCTGCCTGCTCCTTTCTCACAGCTGCCAGAGGATACCCCCAAAATCCCCTCTGACCGCATCACCTCCCTGCTCAAAACCCCCATGGACCTGGGGCTACCTGTAGGATCAAGTTCAGACTCTTAGCTTGACCAAACCAACTGCTGGCTCCACTCGCCACCCTGAACTTCCTGAAATGTCCAAACAGTCCAGCGTGGCTTAGGGCACTGGTGAAGCCCTGCGTGTAGCGTCTGTGCTTTCTGGTTCTATGTACGTCTATCAAACACTCCACTGGCCACAGGCAGCCAAGGCTTCTTGATTCTTGCTTTGTGCTAGAAAGGGTCCCAAAGTCCAGAGCCACACCTGGGCCTCCAGGGGACGATGAGCGGCATTGGCACAAACCCTGTGAGGACTGATAGGCCTGTCTCCCAGGTGTTAAAGCTGGGCAACGAGCCAAGCAGCTGTGCTGACAGTTCCCGCCAGGCAAGCACACCCCAGGAGGCCCATCCcgccccttcctgcctgccttcccccacCCTTGGCTGAACGCATCTCTCCAGAGACAATCATACCTTGCCAGACCAAGGCACAGGGACTGCCAGGGAATGGGGGCCCTCCTACCCAGAAGAGAGAATCTGGACCCTCCCCAACTTGCTCCTGAGTGGCAAGTAAGGCCTGCAAACGCCCCAGACCCCAGTGCCATGGGACTCACAAGTCATGGAAGTTGCGCAGGGAGGAAGCTGGGGTGAAGACATCCAGGAGCCCGATGACCTGGGGAAGAGGTCACCAGTGAGGCCGAGGCAAAGCTGCCCTCTTCCCACTTCCCCTGGGGCTCCAGCCAGGAACAGGACCACCCACCCTTTCCTAATACACTGCCTCTAGCAGGAGGCAGGTCCCCAGCCTTCTTGGAAGCAGTTAAAGAGGCAGAGGCCAAAGAGGAACCCCCACAATTGGGAGTGAGCTTGCAATAAAAAGTGACGGAGAATCAGGCTGGggagaagggggggaggggggtgtgctCACTGCTCCAGGGCCTGGTGTTCAGGGCAAGCAGCACAAACCCACTCTCAACACAAGTGGTAACAGGGAACCATGAGGGGAGGGTCAAACGGGGAAAAGAGGGAACAGGGAAGGAGCTTTCCAGCTAGCAGGCTCCCTGCCCTTGACCTTGGGTCTCCAGCCACATCCATCCTTGCCTGCCACACCACTGGTTCAGAGCCAGGGACAAGACCACCCCTGGTAGGAGGCCCGGGAAAGGGTTGCTGAAGAGGGATTGGGCTTAAAATGTgcacaatattttgaaatcactATTTGAATGTTTGCCCTACAGTCTAGGTGTCCTGCAAAGCCAAGCCTGGTTGCCCGGCCCAGAGTGGGCTTGCTGGGTTTCCCAGCTGTTTCAGAGGCAGGACAGTGTGTAACTGTCACACATCCAGGCTGCCTAGATTCAAATTCCGGCTCCGCTGCTGACTAACCACATAACCTAGGAGCCTTgttgtgccttggtttcctcctctgtgaggaAGCGGCAGTAGTACCAATCTCATGTGATATCGTGAGAGCTAAACAAGTTAGTTTATGCAAAgctcttagaacagtgtctggcacatagtaagtgctcagttaaGTATCTGTTATTGCTGCTGTTATTACCAGGGTCACATGTGGAAACAACGTTAACCTGGATTCTAGTCCCACAAGCTCTTAGACAGGGAGCAAATTACAAAGTTCCTCGGTGCCTATTTCTTCCTAACAAGGAGATGGTAAATCTGTACCTCAAAAGCTCATGCTGCCAGAAATACTCTTTGTACCTTTcctggaggtgggcagggcaggtcCTGGCACCCCCTCCTTTCAATAATGAGCTGAGAAGCCCGATGGGTGGAGCAGGGAGgaaatcctcctcctcctgcccctgtccTGAGCTCTCTGTCCTGGGAGAGGCCTGGCAGGACCCCGGCCCCCTCCGGTCCCCGTCCCTGTCGGCCTACGTTCTCGTGCTGCATGTGcttcagcagcagcagctcccGGCAGGCGCGCTTGGCGAAGACCTCCGACTGGAAGGGCCGGCTCAGCTTCTtgatggccaccttctcccctGACCGCCTGTCGATGGCGGAGCTGCAGGGGCACAGGCAGGTCAGCAGGCAACGGCCTTCCTCCCGCCGGCGCCCACTCCCGAGGCTGGGTGGCATCCCAGTCGCGGGGCCAGCCCAGGGGTGCCCGCCGCCTGGACCGTGGGAGGCCCGCGGGAGGCGGCGAGGGCGGGCAGCCAGGCAGACCCCGAGAGCGGAGCCCTGCGCGGGGCAGGGACATCCGAGCGCCCAGGacccagcagggcaggggcctCGTGCTCCATGCGTTTGGCGAGCCACTTCCCCTTCTTGGGCCTCGGTGTGCTTCTCCGTAACAGTGGGGATTTGCCCGACGCCCCCTGGGCTCCCTGCAAGGTCACCGTCCCGGAGCACCAGACCCAGCCCTACTTCAACCCCAGGGACCCCGCCCAGCCGCCCCGCGAGAAAGTGAGGTGGCGCCCCGGGCCCGGGCCAGCTCTGCCGCGGCTGGAGGCTCCCGGCTCGGACTCCACCTGGCTCCCAGCTCCACGGCGGCCCGGGACAAGGCCGGGGCAGGGCGCTGGGCCTCGGGGACCCGGGTCAAGGCGGTGCCGGAGAGGGGCCGGCCGCGGGCGACCCAGACGCGCGGCGCCCGCCGCGTgtgcccgcgccccccgcgccccccagcGGCCGCGCGGCCGGGCTCACCACACGGCGCCATAGGCCCCGCTGCCGACGTGCGTCGGGGACACGTAGGTCTTGGGCAGCTCCCAGGCGGTCTTGTTGACCTCCTGCTTGTAGAAGCCCCTTTTCCGGGTGAGGCTCATCCCGGGCACCAGTCTCGGCGGCTGGGAGCCCGACACTCGCGCCCggccgcgcccgcccgccgcccgcccctcccctgcGCGAGGGCGGGGACCTGCGGCTCCCACCTGCCGCCCGCCCAGGTGCGCCCCGGCCGCCACGCCCGCCCGCAGCCCgcgctcccgccccgccccgcccgcccggtgCGCCCAGCCCGACGGGGGCTGCCCTTGGGGACCGCGCCGCCCGCCTGCGGGGCTGCCTAGACCCACGGGGCAGAGGGGGGACGCGCCTCCCagctccctccagccctggcGCCACAGGATGGGCGGGGATTGTGAAGACAatctaggaaaacaaaacaaaccccgtAACTTTTGTAACATGGAAAATTTCGAACATAGAGGAAAATAGAATAGCCCAGTGCTTCTCACACTTGAAAACGCAcaggcagcacaattcacgattgcaaagaagtggaaacaacccaagcgcccaccaatacgtgagtggattaataaaatgtggcatatgtgtaccacgaatactactcagccacagaaacacggtgaactaacacctcttgtattaacctggatggaactggagaccatttctctaagtgaagtatcacaagaatggaaaaacaagcaccacatgtactcaccattaaattggaactaatcaatcaacacttaagtgcacacgaggaaataacattcatcagaaatcaagcaggtgggaggcggAGCGGCAACTCCACACGCATttggtacaatgcacactatctggaggatggacacacttataactttgactcaaatggtacaaaagcaatttatgtaaccaaaaagtttgtacccccacaatattctgaaataatatatacatataaaatcataaaataaaataaataaatttaaaaacgaAAATGCACAGGAATCCCCTGAGAATTTTAGGTGATGCAAACACAGGTTtggattcagtaggtctggggtggagccaAGACTCTGCATTTCGAACCAGCTCCCAGGCCTCTGGACCACACTTTAATGGACAGTTCTGATGAACCCCATGACCCCTAAGTTCAGCAATTCCAGCAACTGATAGCCAATTTTATTTCATCTGCATTCCTCTCCCCAtatcattttaaaggaaaacCCAGGCATCATAtaatttcatccataaatatttttgtatttctaaaaaataaagattttttaaaaatacataaccacaataccattCTTAAACCTAAAATTAATAGCACTAATTCTATAACACCAAATATCCATGCAGGTTCAAATGTTCAGTTTTAAATGCAGTTCTTCTGGCTTCCGAATGCCCTGTGAGGGCAATGGCAAACCAGGGCCCTCTGACCCCTGAGTCTGGTGGCTCATGCAGCCTGAACCAGATTCTGTGCTCAAATTTAATTGCAAAGGCCCTTGAGGAACACAGTTAGGGGTGAAAAATGGCTGCAAGGGTGACTTATCTAACCCCTTCTGGCCTGGGGAAGGAGCTGTGGAAGGGGTGGGGACCTCTTGCTTCATTGTGTCAAAGGGAGAGAAGGTGTCTTGAACAAGGAAAGGAACTTGAGAGGGGCTGCAGCAAGCTGGGGGTCTGCACTAGGGAGCCCGCAGCCCCCATGCAGTCCCATCAGGCACGGCCTAGAAGACCATtttggagtgggggtggggtgcaagGATCATGCAACAAAGATTTCAGGCAGGGAATCTGTCTTGTTCATCTCTAGCACAAGAAGGATATCAATAAATGTGTGGAGAATGAATGGAAGAGTCAGCCCATtagaagtgaaaaaatatttacttaataaacACTTGTATTTGCCATGTGCCtgccattattctaagtgcttGACATACACAACTCACTCACTCCTGGCAAGAAGCCTGTGAGTCAGTACaattattaccctcattttagagatgaggaaccTGAAGTGCAGAGAGGTTaatatgcccaaggtcacacagctggtaagggCAGAGCTGGTGAAGAAGTTAACACAGCTGGTTCTAGAGTCCATGCTCTTGGCTGCAAGGATGCACAGTGTCTCCAAATTGAGGGGCATTGCTCCTTAAAGGACATAGCCTTGCCCACATCAAAAGGACATGTCTACTGATCAAACCCTGTGTCCCTCA of Microcebus murinus isolate Inina chromosome 5, M.murinus_Inina_mat1.0, whole genome shotgun sequence contains these proteins:
- the MAPK13 gene encoding mitogen-activated protein kinase 13; its protein translation is MSLTRKRGFYKQEVNKTAWELPKTYVSPTHVGSGAYGAVCSAIDRRSGEKVAIKKLSRPFQSEVFAKRACRELLLLKHMQHENVIGLLDVFTPASSLRNFHDFYLVMPFMQTDLQKIMGMEFSEDKIQCLVYQMLKGLKYIHSAGVVHRDLKPGNLAVNEDCELKILDFGLARPADAEMTGYVVTRWYRAPEVILSWMHYNQTVDIWSVGCIMAEMLTGKTLFKGKDYLDQLTQILKVTGVPGTEFVQKLNDKAAKAYIQSLPQSPKKDFTQLFPRASPQAVDVLEKMLELDVDKRLTASQALAHPFFEPFRDPEEETEAQQPFDDSLEHEKLTVDEWKQHIYKEIVNFSPIARKDSRRRSGMKLQ